The Lentisphaera araneosa HTCC2155 genome has a segment encoding these proteins:
- the wecB gene encoding non-hydrolyzing UDP-N-acetylglucosamine 2-epimerase encodes MRKILLVFGTRPEAIKMAPLALELKKSAHLKVKICVTAQHREMLDQVMTSFGLKADYDLDLMRAGQNLNSITSDVVMELKPVLHDFKPDLVLVHGDTTTTMAASLAAYYEQIPVGHVEAGLRTHNIYSPWPEEINRQLTGRIASYHFAPTEEAAMNLMKEGVDREKIYVTGNTVIDALLFKVEKIRNDLELNQGCHQAIYKSGYDLDTARKFILVTGHRRENFGQGFENICLALKDLAKRNPNIDFVYPVHLNPNVKKPVEQLLTGVSNIHLIAPQDYEPFIYLMDNCLLIMSDSGGIQEEAPSLGKPVLVMRDTTERPEAVKAGTVKLVGTEVDALVKETQQLIDDSKLYEKMSRAHNPYGDGTASKRILDIILAKRKEVANV; translated from the coding sequence ATGAGAAAAATATTACTGGTATTCGGGACTCGTCCTGAAGCAATAAAAATGGCTCCCTTGGCACTGGAACTAAAAAAATCTGCGCACCTGAAAGTAAAAATCTGTGTCACGGCTCAGCATCGTGAAATGCTCGATCAAGTAATGACTTCCTTCGGTTTAAAAGCAGATTATGATTTAGACCTCATGCGTGCGGGTCAAAATTTAAATAGCATTACTTCTGATGTTGTGATGGAACTCAAGCCAGTTCTTCATGACTTCAAACCTGATTTAGTTTTAGTCCATGGTGATACTACAACCACAATGGCGGCATCTTTAGCTGCATATTACGAGCAAATTCCCGTTGGTCATGTTGAGGCCGGCTTGCGGACTCATAATATCTACAGCCCCTGGCCTGAAGAAATTAACCGCCAATTAACGGGTAGAATTGCCAGCTATCATTTCGCTCCCACCGAAGAAGCTGCCATGAACTTGATGAAAGAAGGTGTGGATCGTGAAAAGATTTATGTCACGGGTAACACGGTTATCGATGCCCTACTATTCAAAGTAGAGAAAATACGCAATGACCTCGAACTGAACCAGGGCTGTCATCAAGCTATTTACAAATCTGGGTATGACCTTGATACAGCTAGGAAATTCATTTTAGTTACAGGTCATAGGAGAGAGAATTTTGGTCAGGGTTTTGAAAATATATGTCTGGCACTTAAAGATCTTGCCAAGCGCAATCCCAATATTGATTTTGTCTACCCAGTACATCTCAATCCCAATGTAAAAAAACCAGTAGAACAGCTGCTCACGGGCGTATCCAATATACATCTGATTGCACCTCAGGATTACGAACCCTTTATCTACCTCATGGATAATTGTTTGCTAATCATGAGCGACTCAGGTGGGATTCAGGAGGAGGCTCCAAGTCTAGGTAAGCCCGTTCTAGTGATGCGCGATACAACCGAGAGACCTGAGGCTGTAAAGGCCGGAACGGTTAAACTTGTGGGTACTGAAGTCGACGCTTTAGTTAAGGAAACTCAGCAGCTGATTGATGACTCCAAACTCTATGAAAAAATGAGCCGAGCTCACAATCCCTATGGCGATGGAACTGCCAGCAAACGAATTTTAGATATAATTTTAGCCAAAAGAAAAGAGGTAGCAAATGTTTAG
- a CDS encoding glycosyltransferase — MTFYTLSNNEKNIDEGLEIDEEYNPKVSVLVPAHNEEAVIEGCLECMNKLDYKKDQLEVIILNDRSSDGTKDLIDNFLRKNPKSHIRAHHRPMSAEPGKAAAMKEIIATLKSEIIVIFDADYLPQADLIKRLINPFKDPEVGATMGRVVTYNANANIMTKLIDLERRSGYAIDQNVRNHFDLLPQFGGTTGGIRLSALEDVGGWDTRTLTEDTDLTYKLYLNGYKIKYLNAAACFEETPETWQARYKQVRRWAYGHNDCMIKHFIPTLMHTDKNLLRKLDALLLLTIYAAPAALLVLSIVAFLFGNISVNMSASLITLFLLFCGFGNFSPFFQMFAACIKDRQPHCIRYIPYIFVSSTISMLASTHALLLLPIEKLGLKKSLSWDKTLRYRKKAIS; from the coding sequence ATGACTTTTTATACTCTCTCAAATAATGAAAAAAACATTGATGAGGGATTGGAAATTGATGAGGAGTACAACCCAAAGGTTTCCGTTCTTGTTCCGGCACATAATGAAGAGGCTGTTATCGAAGGTTGCCTAGAATGTATGAATAAACTAGATTATAAAAAAGACCAATTGGAGGTAATTATTCTCAATGATCGCTCCAGTGATGGTACCAAAGATTTAATCGATAATTTCTTACGCAAAAACCCCAAAAGTCATATTCGAGCTCACCACCGCCCCATGAGCGCCGAGCCGGGTAAAGCTGCAGCCATGAAAGAGATTATTGCGACCCTGAAGTCAGAAATCATTGTGATCTTTGATGCTGATTACCTTCCTCAAGCAGATTTGATTAAACGCCTCATAAATCCTTTCAAAGATCCTGAGGTTGGCGCCACGATGGGGCGAGTTGTTACCTACAACGCCAATGCCAATATTATGACGAAACTCATTGATTTGGAAAGACGCTCAGGTTATGCAATCGACCAAAATGTAAGAAATCATTTTGATCTGCTACCGCAATTTGGTGGTACTACTGGAGGTATTCGATTGAGTGCATTAGAAGACGTAGGGGGATGGGACACTCGAACCCTCACAGAAGATACTGACTTGACCTACAAGCTTTATCTCAATGGCTACAAAATCAAATATCTCAATGCGGCAGCCTGCTTCGAAGAAACGCCGGAAACCTGGCAGGCTAGGTACAAGCAAGTGCGTCGCTGGGCTTATGGTCACAATGACTGTATGATTAAGCACTTTATTCCAACACTCATGCATACGGATAAAAATCTGTTGAGAAAACTGGACGCGCTCCTGTTGCTGACTATTTATGCAGCTCCAGCGGCATTACTGGTTTTATCCATTGTAGCTTTTTTATTTGGTAATATAAGCGTGAATATGTCAGCTTCCCTCATTACTTTATTTTTATTGTTTTGTGGATTTGGCAATTTCAGTCCTTTCTTTCAAATGTTTGCCGCTTGCATCAAAGATCGGCAACCTCATTGTATTCGCTACATTCCCTATATTTTTGTATCGTCTACAATTAGTATGCTAGCTTCCACTCATGCCCTTCTTTTGTTGCCTATTGAAAAGCTGGGACTTAAAAAATCTTTGAGCTGGGATAAAACACTTAGGTATAGGAAAAAGGCTATCTCATGA
- a CDS encoding serine/threonine-protein kinase → MNERRDNLEDFFDEVINGDDCSASILNSILDCNQRYTGFDFYEEGGSKAIFKAQDQMTQRQVAFAKLKGSATKGQTENFLREARINALLQHPNIVPVYDIGINEDEPFFAMKFVHGRTLADIIRSLRKNESATSAEYSRTELIDIFLKICDATSYAHSNGVLHLDLKPENIRIDNFGDVQLCDWGLARLIDGSDKITDEFGSLEQYSINQEDMNKLTVDGYIKGTPGFMAPEQAGSTEDRKGIPTDVYSLGVILYYILSYKQAFRGDINAIIAKTLEGDFCKPSVHRENIPKALESICLKAMSLRAVDRYNSVSTMKDDILSYRNGYLTSAEEKGLWKVFSLFIKRNIAVSFSLLASFILILILSFAYVDSLKNERDKANKALALAQEEKEKRQYLSDLGVDFFIKQAKQMVVFHSFEEAEKVIEQIPESEFTEAQKIQVRDLFGRVAFYRQQYNKALTLLEGTKERNNKFLLTMARKYAKRKSSDQVLLKGDDFVELLGELEAFNIQHAWSSYEYEILHYSDIYEHIKAVEKMIHVKNNSVENLNIKLTEKEGKYFLDLSNNPDVHSVVGIRSMPLTGLNLSGSGIKDFRMALLKDLPLEELDVSHCRLTDYGFLMHYKNLKKITVSAKESQYPSFIKYAKGLEVIIRQ, encoded by the coding sequence TTGAACGAAAGGCGTGACAATTTAGAAGACTTTTTTGATGAAGTCATCAATGGCGATGATTGTTCAGCTTCGATTCTCAATTCTATACTGGACTGTAATCAGCGTTACACTGGTTTTGATTTTTACGAAGAGGGTGGTAGTAAAGCCATTTTTAAAGCTCAGGATCAAATGACTCAGCGTCAGGTGGCCTTTGCTAAACTGAAGGGTAGTGCGACTAAAGGACAAACAGAAAACTTTCTCCGTGAAGCGCGAATCAATGCCTTGCTTCAGCATCCCAATATTGTACCTGTCTATGATATAGGGATTAATGAAGATGAACCCTTTTTCGCAATGAAGTTTGTCCATGGTAGAACTTTGGCGGATATCATTCGCTCTTTGCGTAAAAATGAGAGTGCAACTTCCGCAGAGTATAGTCGAACAGAGCTGATTGATATCTTTTTAAAAATTTGTGATGCCACTAGTTACGCTCATTCCAACGGGGTTTTACACCTCGATTTAAAACCTGAGAATATAAGAATCGATAATTTTGGCGATGTGCAGCTTTGTGATTGGGGCTTAGCAAGATTGATTGATGGTTCGGATAAAATTACTGATGAATTTGGCTCGCTTGAACAGTATTCCATCAACCAAGAAGATATGAATAAATTGACTGTTGATGGATATATTAAGGGAACACCTGGCTTCATGGCTCCAGAGCAAGCAGGCAGTACTGAAGATCGTAAAGGTATCCCCACAGATGTTTACTCCCTGGGAGTCATTTTATATTATATCCTTTCTTACAAACAAGCTTTTCGAGGGGATATCAATGCGATTATAGCTAAAACCCTAGAGGGTGATTTTTGCAAACCTTCAGTTCATCGAGAAAATATCCCTAAGGCACTGGAATCGATCTGTCTCAAGGCAATGAGCTTGAGAGCTGTAGATCGCTATAATTCTGTAAGTACTATGAAAGATGATATTTTGTCCTACCGAAATGGCTACCTAACAAGTGCTGAAGAAAAAGGGCTATGGAAGGTTTTCTCTTTGTTCATTAAACGCAATATAGCCGTTAGTTTCAGCTTATTAGCCAGTTTTATTTTAATATTAATTTTATCATTCGCCTATGTTGATTCACTCAAAAACGAGCGAGATAAAGCCAATAAGGCCTTAGCTTTAGCTCAAGAGGAAAAAGAGAAGCGTCAGTACCTCAGTGACCTTGGGGTTGATTTTTTCATCAAACAAGCCAAACAAATGGTAGTTTTTCACTCTTTTGAAGAAGCGGAAAAGGTTATTGAACAAATACCCGAAAGCGAATTTACTGAAGCTCAGAAAATACAGGTGAGAGACTTGTTTGGACGAGTCGCATTTTATCGGCAGCAATACAATAAAGCTCTTACGTTGTTAGAGGGAACCAAAGAACGAAATAATAAATTTTTGCTCACGATGGCGAGAAAGTATGCAAAAAGAAAATCTTCTGATCAAGTTTTGCTCAAAGGCGATGATTTTGTTGAATTGTTAGGTGAATTGGAAGCATTCAATATACAGCATGCCTGGAGTTCTTATGAATATGAAATTCTCCATTACTCGGATATTTATGAGCATATCAAGGCCGTAGAGAAAATGATTCATGTTAAAAATAACAGTGTTGAAAATCTAAATATAAAACTCACAGAAAAAGAGGGTAAGTATTTTTTAGATTTATCCAATAATCCAGATGTGCACAGTGTCGTAGGGATTCGCAGTATGCCTCTCACAGGTTTGAACCTTTCGGGAAGTGGAATCAAGGATTTTAGAATGGCACTTCTCAAGGACTTGCCCCTGGAAGAACTTGATGTCAGCCATTGCAGGTTGACTGATTATGGTTTTTTGATGCATTATAAAAACTTAAAAAAAATAACTGTAAGTGCCAAAGAGTCTCAATACCCATCCTTTATCAAGTACGCAAAAGGTTTAGAAGTTATAATTCGCCAATAA
- a CDS encoding DUF7133 domain-containing protein, with protein MNRILFSVLLGVSMYGRSADLQKTRFSNETQTPSPAVIAASPYGDVFVGLDLQGSLGKKINMGSIKRLRDNDNDGVAEEVSHYVSVDNPRGIVSIGNKLIVLHCTQKDGKVYGQDISVFTDANDDGVADGPGKVLVKGIGNPKFIQSRGADHCTNNIRLGIDGWLYISVGDFGFVDAEGTDGKKLTCYGGGVARVRPDGTELEMFIHGTRNVYDVAIDPFMNVFSRENTNDGVGWWVRFTHYIQSGEYGYPCLYKNFIDEMIPALGMYGGGSGTGALFLQEPSWPAKYNNKALMADWGRSQIIIHEVTPDGPSFTNEPKKFLEVPQVADLDVDASGRMYVAAWAGAGYQGSSSKGYVERYVPVGWQYKEFPSLTKNSNDQLLDLINSESATARVYAQQEILRRNDTSMSNDLIKLAYSANTLEARVAAVYTLAQLAKASAFPALEKLAKDPLLREHAIRLLGDRKSFNQSANIKVVVQYLNDSNPRVRVAASVALGRMNNVAAAKELLAMAIAPKSKAAPKDENADQVSKFTSEKVDPNNSLVDIEFDISEFKSLTLTIDSLDWDTGDHAAWVNPVVVLKNGKEIDLTKVKWQEAKGSWGKTLVNKDCQGNALQNLKGEALKGIGTHATSNIVYTLPQDAVTFKAQGTITKGASSSASFKFIVSEKIKKEGPVKSGTKCSNPNPDMIVPHVARQALVNLGAHDLVIDALNSGDSKLQKSALGVMKFMHHKKVIDALEGAYNQANSQLKKDIISTLMRLQQKDVDWDGSTWWSTRPDPTGPYFEPSNWEQSTRIAGIIKLHLASLSASEKAVALKAVEKNRCNLDGKVKVADAKPKKLGDIKIADSAIEDIVIYIDKNKGDAKKGAQIINTVGCISCHNTAPGMTVKGPDLSKLSHLSKADLAESIIKPGASIAKSWVNLSLKDGSVYMGTIVKESKSEIILHNIAGVPRKIATSQVEKRESGLNMMSVHLTDGLSLQQFTDLIAYLQSFSEK; from the coding sequence ATGAATAGAATTCTCTTCTCCGTATTGCTTGGAGTCTCAATGTATGGACGATCTGCTGATCTTCAAAAAACTCGTTTCTCTAATGAAACTCAAACGCCTTCACCTGCGGTCATTGCAGCGTCGCCTTATGGAGATGTTTTTGTTGGATTAGACTTGCAGGGCTCATTGGGTAAAAAGATAAATATGGGATCCATTAAACGTCTAAGGGATAATGATAATGATGGTGTTGCTGAAGAAGTAAGTCATTATGTTAGCGTTGATAACCCGCGTGGAATTGTTTCCATTGGAAATAAATTGATTGTTCTTCACTGTACTCAGAAAGACGGTAAAGTTTATGGTCAGGACATATCTGTTTTTACAGATGCAAATGACGATGGTGTGGCTGATGGTCCTGGAAAGGTCTTAGTTAAAGGCATTGGTAATCCGAAATTCATACAGAGTCGTGGTGCCGATCATTGTACAAATAATATTCGTCTAGGTATCGATGGCTGGCTTTATATTTCTGTAGGTGATTTTGGTTTTGTTGACGCCGAGGGAACGGATGGCAAAAAGCTTACATGTTATGGTGGGGGTGTCGCTCGTGTTAGACCCGATGGTACGGAACTGGAAATGTTTATTCACGGAACGAGAAATGTCTACGACGTGGCCATAGATCCTTTTATGAATGTTTTTTCAAGAGAGAACACGAACGATGGTGTTGGCTGGTGGGTCCGATTTACTCATTACATCCAATCGGGAGAATATGGCTACCCTTGTCTCTATAAAAACTTTATCGATGAAATGATTCCGGCTCTTGGTATGTATGGTGGTGGCTCTGGCACTGGGGCACTTTTTCTTCAGGAACCTTCCTGGCCAGCAAAATATAATAACAAAGCTTTAATGGCTGATTGGGGACGCTCCCAGATAATTATTCACGAAGTCACTCCCGACGGGCCAAGCTTCACCAATGAACCTAAAAAATTTCTAGAAGTTCCTCAGGTTGCAGATCTAGACGTAGATGCTTCCGGGCGTATGTACGTGGCCGCTTGGGCAGGTGCGGGTTACCAAGGCAGTTCTAGCAAGGGCTACGTAGAGCGTTATGTGCCTGTAGGCTGGCAGTACAAGGAGTTTCCTTCTTTAACAAAAAATTCTAATGATCAGCTACTTGACCTGATTAATTCTGAAAGTGCGACGGCACGTGTTTATGCGCAGCAGGAAATTTTGCGAAGAAATGATACTTCCATGAGCAATGATTTAATTAAGTTAGCGTACAGTGCAAATACTCTCGAAGCACGAGTTGCCGCTGTGTATACTTTGGCCCAGTTAGCAAAAGCATCAGCTTTTCCTGCACTGGAAAAACTTGCAAAAGATCCGCTACTTCGAGAACATGCGATTCGTCTGCTTGGAGACCGCAAGAGTTTTAATCAATCAGCTAATATAAAAGTTGTGGTTCAATACTTGAATGATTCGAATCCTCGCGTTCGTGTGGCTGCTAGTGTTGCACTGGGTAGAATGAATAATGTGGCTGCAGCTAAAGAACTCCTTGCCATGGCCATAGCTCCGAAGTCAAAGGCTGCCCCAAAAGACGAAAATGCAGATCAGGTCAGTAAGTTCACCTCTGAAAAAGTTGATCCCAATAATTCACTTGTCGATATAGAATTTGATATTAGTGAGTTCAAGTCTCTTACACTCACGATCGACAGTCTTGACTGGGATACCGGCGATCATGCCGCCTGGGTGAATCCTGTTGTTGTCCTAAAAAATGGTAAGGAAATTGATTTAACCAAAGTAAAATGGCAAGAGGCTAAAGGTTCTTGGGGTAAAACTCTAGTTAATAAAGACTGCCAGGGTAATGCACTTCAGAACCTTAAAGGTGAAGCTCTGAAGGGAATCGGTACTCATGCGACATCCAATATTGTTTATACTCTCCCTCAAGATGCGGTGACCTTCAAAGCTCAAGGGACGATAACAAAAGGTGCGAGTAGTAGCGCATCCTTTAAATTCATCGTAAGCGAAAAGATAAAGAAGGAGGGACCCGTTAAGTCAGGGACTAAGTGTTCAAATCCGAATCCTGATATGATTGTTCCTCACGTCGCGCGTCAGGCTTTGGTAAACTTAGGTGCCCATGACCTGGTCATAGATGCTTTAAATAGTGGGGATAGCAAACTGCAGAAGAGTGCACTCGGTGTTATGAAGTTTATGCATCATAAAAAAGTCATTGACGCTCTTGAAGGAGCTTATAATCAAGCTAACTCTCAGCTCAAAAAGGATATTATTTCAACTCTGATGCGACTTCAGCAAAAAGATGTTGACTGGGATGGCAGTACTTGGTGGAGCACTCGTCCCGATCCGACGGGTCCATATTTTGAGCCAAGTAATTGGGAACAGTCGACGCGTATTGCAGGTATTATAAAACTTCATTTAGCCTCTTTATCTGCAAGTGAAAAGGCTGTAGCCCTCAAGGCGGTAGAGAAAAATCGTTGTAACCTGGATGGCAAAGTTAAAGTTGCAGATGCTAAACCAAAAAAGCTTGGAGATATCAAAATCGCAGATTCTGCGATAGAAGATATTGTTATCTACATCGATAAAAATAAAGGTGATGCGAAGAAAGGTGCGCAAATTATTAATACCGTGGGTTGTATCAGTTGTCATAATACGGCTCCAGGTATGACGGTTAAGGGGCCGGATCTAAGTAAACTAAGTCACCTCAGTAAAGCTGATCTGGCAGAATCTATTATTAAGCCAGGTGCGAGCATCGCAAAAAGTTGGGTCAACCTAAGTTTAAAAGATGGATCAGTTTATATGGGCACGATTGTTAAAGAATCCAAGAGCGAAATCATTCTTCACAATATTGCTGGTGTGCCAAGGAAAATTGCCACATCACAAGTGGAGAAACGCGAGTCGGGGCTCAATATGATGTCGGTTCACTTAACTGATGGCCTAAGCCTCCAGCAATTCACTGATCTTATTGCTTATCTGCAGTCTTTTAGTGAAAAGTAA
- a CDS encoding DUF1592 domain-containing protein — protein MKFFCKYCQQKLDAPRELYGCELDCPSCGKLISIAVSNDCCELTELENSDEPCASAEKSLDKKINAQPESSPRKRTKKFTAVNRKKRSTPPKSANDKKKSSSKYAVFSTFIFAGLAIVAYFLIVSDPQDTEIHQASIEKNFHADQEIQTNLKSLTEIEPFINKYCTDCHNAEKQKGNQRLDNLDYDLKEHSSVENWQNILDALNLSEMPPRKADQPQDKELMMAIATITEKLSQAYKKDIQTGGVIKMRHLNKREYRNNIKDLFGFYLADNFMPDDIAVGFDTNGSNQQFSYNDIENYLELGKWIVRTNIDTFHRGWRATRPKHKKWDSNPNVEAFNHLFKDVRGGHRYKFTIQAYSEEDVKAKITMSDPNVPGTPEIIGWLDLKAKKGEKQKFEIFHQTKKSHNGHIINIEVGRAKGAYIAEILREGPIKEDSLFHDLIKSLPKKNPSEQDIARILRTFAEKAFRYQGFDPSYLNGLMSIYKTNKESGKDVLAALVEPFSIIISSPSFLYIKEKSIEKSALLNQHEYAIRLANFLWSSPPDEELYKLAKEGKLNDPAIRKKQMYRMLQSSKAESSLESFINQWLGMIRYDETDIPDELEKSGFRASARQEPAEYFKYLVRHNKPVDELIDADFVVVDHVLAKHYGIQADINEFQKVELPQDHPRGGLLTQAAFLVMGSTNGRTSPTIRGTMLRETFLHNPPPLPPPNVPMISSELNNSATVRELVELHQNTPQCASCHDRIDPIGLGLENFDYLGQFRTTEWVNEKDRVMLGDFEGDDYTKWHAKGDAFLPKREVGHNSSPIKYWVNKGLAITTGRSVGTLTSPEFIIDHKYCNFLIAGCKDNKVRLELMVENEVVDVALGNSTHLKSNYFDLSEYKGKKAQLRIVDENSGGSGDGLRILNGNIALDEVFLANYKVKEDVIIGNFEGKDFEDWKVTGTAFGDKPANVHWRDFTGTVASSHSGTKNAIGTLTSPEFRITHKYINLRVSGKKSKYLSVQLIQNHKVIDTIYGSEGWVPRTFDVRKLLAQKVQIKIIDDDKRTRGSGNRLQGMHILVDDIRQSDSPFMPEGNEGLEEVPVDATGYLPSGEEYTDSRGLKKSLMKNKRRLAESIYSSLLSYGIGREIEFIDQDEIHQSLNDLQVSNFLLQELLYEVINSPIFSKK, from the coding sequence ATGAAATTTTTTTGTAAATATTGCCAACAAAAACTCGATGCCCCTCGAGAACTTTACGGTTGCGAACTTGATTGCCCTTCATGTGGGAAACTCATTTCAATTGCGGTTTCAAATGACTGTTGCGAACTTACTGAATTAGAAAATAGTGATGAGCCATGTGCAAGTGCTGAAAAATCCCTCGACAAAAAAATAAACGCACAGCCAGAGTCAAGTCCGAGGAAGAGGACAAAAAAATTCACCGCCGTCAACCGGAAGAAAAGGAGCACGCCCCCTAAATCAGCAAATGACAAGAAAAAAAGCTCCTCTAAATATGCTGTCTTTTCTACCTTTATTTTTGCGGGCTTAGCTATTGTTGCTTACTTCTTAATTGTATCAGATCCTCAAGATACTGAAATTCATCAAGCCTCAATAGAAAAAAACTTTCATGCCGATCAAGAAATACAGACAAACTTAAAATCACTGACCGAAATCGAACCCTTCATAAACAAGTATTGCACCGACTGTCACAATGCAGAAAAGCAAAAAGGCAATCAAAGGTTGGATAACCTCGATTACGATTTAAAAGAACACTCATCAGTTGAAAACTGGCAAAATATTCTTGATGCGCTCAACCTGAGTGAGATGCCCCCTAGGAAGGCCGACCAACCACAGGATAAAGAGCTAATGATGGCAATTGCGACAATCACCGAAAAACTGAGCCAAGCTTACAAAAAAGATATTCAAACTGGTGGCGTCATAAAAATGCGCCACCTCAACAAAAGAGAATACCGCAACAACATTAAAGATCTTTTTGGTTTTTACTTAGCGGATAACTTTATGCCAGATGATATAGCAGTGGGCTTCGATACCAACGGCTCTAATCAGCAATTTTCATATAATGATATCGAGAATTACCTAGAACTTGGCAAATGGATTGTTAGGACAAATATCGATACCTTCCACAGAGGTTGGCGAGCGACCAGGCCTAAACACAAAAAGTGGGATTCAAACCCTAATGTAGAGGCCTTTAATCACTTATTTAAAGATGTCCGCGGTGGCCATCGCTATAAGTTCACTATTCAAGCTTACAGCGAAGAAGACGTCAAAGCCAAAATAACCATGAGTGATCCCAATGTTCCTGGAACACCTGAAATTATTGGCTGGCTCGACCTCAAAGCAAAAAAAGGTGAAAAACAAAAGTTTGAGATTTTTCATCAAACTAAAAAAAGTCATAACGGTCATATAATAAATATAGAAGTCGGACGAGCCAAAGGGGCTTATATTGCTGAAATTCTACGAGAGGGGCCAATCAAAGAAGATAGTCTTTTTCACGATCTTATCAAAAGTTTACCTAAGAAAAACCCAAGCGAACAAGACATTGCCCGAATTTTGCGCACCTTTGCCGAAAAAGCCTTTCGCTACCAGGGCTTTGACCCCTCATACCTAAATGGCCTCATGTCCATTTATAAAACAAACAAAGAAAGTGGCAAAGATGTATTAGCCGCCCTTGTAGAACCATTTTCGATCATTATCTCCAGTCCTTCCTTCCTCTACATTAAGGAAAAAAGCATAGAGAAATCCGCTCTTTTAAATCAACATGAGTACGCCATAAGACTAGCTAATTTTTTATGGAGCTCACCTCCTGATGAGGAGCTTTATAAACTCGCCAAAGAAGGGAAACTTAACGATCCGGCCATTCGCAAAAAGCAAATGTACAGAATGCTGCAATCCAGCAAAGCTGAAAGCTCTCTGGAAAGTTTTATTAATCAATGGTTGGGAATGATCCGTTACGATGAGACAGATATTCCGGATGAACTGGAGAAGTCCGGCTTTAGAGCGTCAGCGCGCCAAGAACCCGCGGAATACTTCAAATACTTAGTGCGCCACAACAAACCAGTCGATGAGCTTATCGATGCCGACTTTGTCGTTGTCGATCACGTTTTGGCTAAACACTACGGTATTCAGGCCGATATCAATGAATTCCAAAAGGTAGAACTTCCCCAAGATCACCCACGCGGTGGCCTACTGACACAAGCGGCGTTTCTAGTAATGGGGAGCACAAATGGCCGAACTTCACCGACTATACGAGGAACTATGCTGCGCGAGACTTTTCTTCACAATCCACCGCCCTTGCCACCGCCAAATGTGCCGATGATTAGTAGCGAACTCAACAATTCAGCAACGGTCAGAGAATTAGTCGAATTGCACCAAAACACACCCCAATGTGCCTCCTGCCATGACCGCATAGATCCCATCGGACTGGGCCTCGAAAATTTTGATTATCTGGGGCAATTTAGAACGACTGAGTGGGTCAATGAAAAAGACCGGGTGATGCTCGGTGACTTTGAAGGCGATGACTATACAAAATGGCATGCTAAAGGCGATGCATTCTTACCAAAACGAGAAGTTGGACACAACAGCAGCCCCATAAAATACTGGGTTAATAAAGGCCTGGCAATAACTACCGGCCGCAGTGTCGGAACCCTGACGTCTCCTGAATTTATCATAGATCACAAGTATTGTAATTTTCTCATCGCAGGCTGTAAGGACAATAAAGTACGACTCGAACTAATGGTGGAAAATGAGGTCGTCGACGTCGCTTTAGGTAATAGTACTCATTTGAAATCTAATTATTTTGACCTCAGTGAATATAAAGGCAAAAAAGCACAACTTAGAATTGTCGACGAAAACAGTGGCGGCAGTGGAGATGGATTGCGAATTCTCAATGGAAACATCGCTCTAGATGAAGTATTCCTCGCCAATTATAAAGTCAAAGAAGATGTAATTATTGGCAATTTTGAGGGAAAGGACTTTGAAGACTGGAAAGTAACTGGCACTGCCTTTGGCGATAAACCCGCAAACGTTCATTGGCGGGATTTCACTGGGACTGTTGCGAGCTCTCACTCTGGAACGAAAAACGCCATAGGAACTCTGACTTCACCCGAATTTCGTATTACGCATAAATATATTAACCTGCGTGTTTCGGGGAAAAAGAGTAAATACCTTTCAGTGCAACTCATACAAAATCATAAGGTCATAGATACTATCTACGGCAGTGAAGGCTGGGTTCCAAGAACTTTTGATGTCAGAAAATTGCTAGCCCAAAAAGTTCAAATAAAAATTATCGATGATGATAAACGTACTCGCGGTAGTGGGAATCGCCTTCAAGGCATGCACATTCTCGTAGATGATATACGCCAGTCAGACAGCCCTTTCATGCCAGAAGGAAATGAAGGCCTCGAAGAAGTGCCTGTCGATGCCACCGGCTATTTGCCCAGCGGTGAGGAATATACTGATTCCAGAGGTCTTAAAAAGAGCCTCATGAAAAATAAGCGCAGACTTGCCGAGTCAATCTACTCATCTTTA